A region of the bacterium genome:
ATCACGCGGATGAGCGGGATACGGCCCATGCCGACGTTGCGGAGCAGCTCGTCGCGCACGTGTTTCCAGCCATCGGGGTCCGAGACCTCCGTCACCTCGCGGCGGTGGCCCATCTGCTGGTGCACGAACATGTCGAAATCACGCATCAGTTCCTCGGTCAGGAAGCGGCGCAGGAAGCTCGAGTCGCGGTCTTCCTCGCGGACGGCAAAGATCTTCTCCATGCCGCCGCCGGATTCGCCTCCGAACGCGTTGAAGATGTGATGGAAGAGCTTGAAGCCGAGGTGATACGGATTCAGCCCGCCGGGATGCGCGCGGACGACCTGGTTGTGATGCACGAGAAATTCCATGTGCAGGCCCGCCGGCATCTCGAGCGCGTTCAGGATGCGGTGATGCCAGAACGACGCCCACCCCTCGTTCATGATCTTGGTTTCCATCTGCGGCAGGAAGTAGCACGCCTCTTCGTGGACGATGGTGAGCAGGTCCTTTTCCCATTCGTGCAGGCGCGTGTGGTAATCGCGCAGGAAAAGCAGCAGGTCGGCGTCGGGCTCAAGCGGAATTTTTTGCAGATCGGGCGCCACGTATTCCTCGTGCGGGCGGATCGGCGTGAAGCGGTCCTCGCGCGGGAGGCTCTCCTCGAAAACGCGCCGCTCCTGTTCCTTGCGGGTCGGGCGACGCACGAGCCGGTTGCGGTCGATGTTGAATTGCAGCGCGTGCGCCGCGTCGAGGATGCGCTCGACGCGGGCCGGGCCGATTGACGGGTCTTCCATGTACGCGCGGACGCGCTGGGCGCGCGCCTTGGCGTCGGAGGTCGTCAGCTCCGGTCGCGTGTCGGCAAAAAAGCGATTGTTCTTGAAGAAGTCGTCGTGCGCGTAAACGTGCGCGATCGTGAGGATCTGCAGGGTCAGCGAGTTGTCGCGCATGAGGTAGGCGAGACACGGATCGGAGTTGATGACCATCTCGTACGGCAGGCCGGACAAGCCCTTGTCGTAGAGGGTGCGGGTGCGTTCGAAGCCTTTTCCGTAGGACCAGTGGGGGTAGTGCGCGGGCATGCCCGAATAGGTGATGTAGCCGAGCATCTGGTCGTGGTCGCAGATTTCGAAGTCGATCGGGAAGAAATTGAGCCCCATCTCCGCGGCGATGTGCTCGATGCGGTCGTTCCACTCCTCCAAATCGCTCATCGTGTATCCGCCGGGGAAGTGCATGTCATTCATGGACATCCTCCGTCCGGTCGGATTCCTTGGCGAGCATCTTCATGAACTGCGGCCAGACGTCGTCGCGGCCGGTGATGTGCACGAGCGCGAAGTTTTCCTTTTTGACTTCGCGCAGCTTGTGGAACATCGATCCCGCGCGCGGCGCGCCGCCGGAGGGGTTGATCTCGCCGTAGCCGAACAGGTTGCAACACTCGCACAGCTTGTTCGCGGCCTCGATGGCGCGCGGGTCATCCTCGGGCCAGTTGTCGCCGTCGGAGCAGTGGAACGCGTAGATATTCCAGAGCGACGGATGATAACGGTCCTCGATGATGGCGAGCGCCTTGTTGTAGCCGGAGCTGATGAACGTGCCGCCGGACTCGCCCTTGTGGAAGAACTCGTCCTCGTCGACCTCCCTGGCCTCGGTGGTGTGCGCGACGAACACCACCTGCACGTTGGGGTAGCGCGTCATGACGAAGCGGTGCAGCAGGAAGAAAAAGCTGCGCGCGAGGTATTTCTTGACGGTGCTCATGGAGCCGGAGGTATCCATGATGCACATCACGACCGCGTTCGCCTGCTTTTCCTCGGTCTCGACGGGATGGCGGTAACGCAGGTCCTCGTTGAAGAACGGGAAGGGTTCGCCGGGATCGCCCTCGGGCAGATCGGCGCGGCCCTTGCCGGCGGCCATGCGGCGGCGCACGCGGACGCGGGCGGTCTTGCGTTTGTCGAGGCGCGCGACGATGCCCTTTCGCCGATGCCCCTTGGTCTTGCGCCGGCGCCAGGACTCGATGTCGGCGAGTTTGCGTTTTTCCATGTCGGGCAGCTCGATGTCCTCGAACATGAGGTTCACCAGCTCGTCGATCGTGACCTCGGTTTCGTAGATGTCGTCGCCTGGCGCGTCGCCGGCCTTGTCGGGCAGGCCGGCCATGGGGCCCTGGCCGGGCTCGACAACCTGGCCGCGGCGGACGTTGCCGTCGCCGCCGGCCACGCCGGGCGCGTTGTCGCCGTAAACGAACTTGTATTCCTTGATCCCGCGGATGGGGACCTTGACGGTGCGGTCGCCGGATCGCGTGATGATCGCCTCTTCCGAGAGGATTTCGGCGATGTTTTCCTTGATCGCTTCCTTGACCTTCTCGCGGTGTCGGAGGCGGTCCCTCGCGGAGCGATCACCGCGCGTGTCCGCGGATTCGTGCATCCGGAACTCGGCCATGATCAGTCCTTCCAGAGGTTGTTCGCCGCGTATTTCAGAACCACGTCCACGCACTGCGGGCAGTAGCCTTCGGCAATGAGCGTCTCCACCATCTGGTTGTATTTCTGCATCTGCTCCTGATCGCGGGTCCGGGCCTTGGTGATGACGCGCGAAAGGTTGCGGACACTCGACATGAGCTTCAGCTCGATGGCCTCCTTGAGCGGCTCGTAGCTTGCGTAGGAGACCTGGTCGTTGCGGCGCATGGCGCTCCACAGGAAGGAGATGACCTCCTGGCGGAAGCCCTCGGCCGCGGTGCCGGAGATGCCGATCTGCTCCTCGATCGAGGCCATGAACTTGAGGTCGGGCTCGAGGCCCTCCTTCGTGTTGCGGTCGATGACCCTTGTGCGGTTGACGTACGCCTCGGCGTGGTCGAGATAGTTCTGGAAAAGGCTCT
Encoded here:
- a CDS encoding SpoVR family protein — encoded protein: MHFPGGYTMSDLEEWNDRIEHIAAEMGLNFFPIDFEICDHDQMLGYITYSGMPAHYPHWSYGKGFERTRTLYDKGLSGLPYEMVINSDPCLAYLMRDNSLTLQILTIAHVYAHDDFFKNNRFFADTRPELTTSDAKARAQRVRAYMEDPSIGPARVERILDAAHALQFNIDRNRLVRRPTRKEQERRVFEESLPREDRFTPIRPHEEYVAPDLQKIPLEPDADLLLFLRDYHTRLHEWEKDLLTIVHEEACYFLPQMETKIMNEGWASFWHHRILNALEMPAGLHMEFLVHHNQVVRAHPGGLNPYHLGFKLFHHIFNAFGGESGGGMEKIFAVREEDRDSSFLRRFLTEELMRDFDMFVHQQMGHRREVTEVSDPDGWKHVRDELLRNVGMGRIPLIRVIDAAMSGDRRLLLRHEFDGRELDLQHAERTLGYVQNLWGAKVVIETNLQEKPVHLTHDGQNFQIEH
- a CDS encoding DUF444 family protein, with translation MAEFRMHESADTRGDRSARDRLRHREKVKEAIKENIAEILSEEAIITRSGDRTVKVPIRGIKEYKFVYGDNAPGVAGGDGNVRRGQVVEPGQGPMAGLPDKAGDAPGDDIYETEVTIDELVNLMFEDIELPDMEKRKLADIESWRRRKTKGHRRKGIVARLDKRKTARVRVRRRMAAGKGRADLPEGDPGEPFPFFNEDLRYRHPVETEEKQANAVVMCIMDTSGSMSTVKKYLARSFFFLLHRFVMTRYPNVQVVFVAHTTEAREVDEDEFFHKGESGGTFISSGYNKALAIIEDRYHPSLWNIYAFHCSDGDNWPEDDPRAIEAANKLCECCNLFGYGEINPSGGAPRAGSMFHKLREVKKENFALVHITGRDDVWPQFMKMLAKESDRTEDVHE